Proteins encoded within one genomic window of Bacillus sp. F19:
- a CDS encoding YitT family protein, whose product MNILIKSIILGIAATIQGVAMATFLFPHFIPSGGAASIGILLNYIINLPFAITLWVVNASLLLAAVKWLGKSSALWTMYCVSVTSATINFISPFMKNPISNVMLDLTFGSVVFGIGLGILFRMGASSGGMDILALILSKTKGLSPGKALFWINGSLVVLTGIVVDWKIILYALVCQYIGTRVLDQIYKFPIKSRYFEVKKNYESF is encoded by the coding sequence ATGAACATACTAATCAAAAGCATAATACTTGGAATTGCTGCCACTATACAAGGTGTTGCGATGGCGACTTTTTTATTCCCGCACTTTATTCCCTCAGGTGGTGCTGCTAGTATAGGTATTTTGTTAAATTACATAATAAATCTGCCGTTTGCGATTACACTTTGGGTTGTAAATGCTAGCTTGTTACTAGCTGCAGTAAAATGGCTTGGAAAAAGTAGTGCACTTTGGACAATGTATTGTGTGTCAGTAACTTCTGCTACGATCAACTTTATTTCCCCGTTTATGAAAAATCCCATATCAAATGTGATGCTTGATCTCACTTTTGGTTCAGTTGTCTTTGGAATAGGACTAGGTATATTGTTTCGAATGGGAGCTTCTTCAGGTGGGATGGATATTTTGGCCTTAATACTTTCCAAAACAAAAGGACTTTCACCAGGAAAAGCGTTATTTTGGATAAACGGAAGTTTAGTAGTTTTAACTGGAATTGTCGTTGATTGGAAAATCATTTTGTATGCGTTGGTTTGCCAATATATTGGGACAAGGGTTTTAGATCAAATCTATAAATTCCCAATTAAATCGAGGTATTTTGAGGTTAAAAAAAATTATGAATCATTTTGA
- a CDS encoding VOC family protein: MKIIVTSIFVQDQDKALEFYSETLAFVKKEDVPVGEFRWITLVSPDDQDGTELLLEPNDHPAAKEYQKKIFAEGIPATMFGVADIRKEYKRLLENGVKFTMEPTKMGEVTIAVFDDTCGNLIQIVQK; encoded by the coding sequence ATGAAAATTATTGTTACCAGTATATTCGTACAAGATCAAGACAAGGCACTGGAGTTTTATTCAGAAACGCTGGCGTTTGTAAAAAAGGAGGACGTTCCCGTCGGAGAATTTAGGTGGATAACGCTTGTTTCTCCCGATGATCAAGACGGTACTGAGCTTTTACTCGAACCGAATGACCATCCTGCCGCCAAAGAGTATCAAAAGAAGATATTTGCCGAAGGCATCCCAGCAACAATGTTTGGCGTTGCAGATATTCGTAAAGAGTACAAACGATTATTGGAAAACGGCGTGAAGTTTACTATGGAGCCAACAAAAATGGGCGAAGTCACAATAGCTGTCTTCGACGATACATGCGGCAACCTTATTCAGATAGTGCAGAAGTAA
- a CDS encoding metalloregulator ArsR/SmtB family transcription factor, which yields MWDKDAIFKALGDSTRRLILDELSERNELTLYELTVRLITKHDLAISRQAIAKHLSALEDAGLVKSKRKGKYRVLMFNNEPLKNLLKGWIE from the coding sequence ATGTGGGACAAAGACGCTATATTCAAAGCACTCGGCGATTCGACTCGGCGGCTGATATTAGACGAACTATCTGAACGCAACGAGCTGACGTTGTATGAACTTACGGTACGTCTCATTACGAAGCACGACCTTGCCATTTCGCGACAGGCGATCGCTAAACATCTTTCTGCATTGGAAGATGCAGGACTCGTAAAATCAAAACGAAAGGGAAAATATCGAGTACTTATGTTCAACAACGAACCACTTAAAAACTTGCTGAAAGGATGGATAGAGTAA
- a CDS encoding MMPL family transporter, translating to MKTIIKSKWLVMIAWIAVVTGLLFAAPNMADLVREKGQIDVPEGYSSSYASRILDEVQKDEGGEDESRVALVFYSEKKLTKTEIAEAEKAIRLLEKNEEKLGITEILTHFNEDSLKEQLVSKDGKAILASVNVAWNEREPTEVREALYGAIQEVKVDHDYTGNWLINEDLMKSSEDGLKKTEGITVVFILGVLLLVFRSVVAPLIPLLAVGFSYLASQSIVSFLVDSFNFPISNYTQIFLVAVLFGIGTDYCILILSRFKEELSAHETVPEAIVATYRNAGRTVFFSGVAVMIGFAAIGFSQFKLYQSASAVAVGVAILLVALFTIVPFFMAILGGKIFWPSKSKAEHGESKLWGVLGRFSLARPFLSLLIVAAICVPFLAVYDGELSFDSLEEVSGDVASIKAFNAISDSFGPGESMPTQIVMKNDEKMDSAEYAALAEKISQELEKVDLVDNVRSVTRPAGEPIEDFFVAKQAESLGKGIGDGKEGIDEISKGLNEAGSELSKSEPELNDTTDGINDLISGTSELQSGLTEVQTNLAAIEDGIRQGSAGSSEIKSRLQQVKAGSEKLLAGYEELLKGYEDIQGNLKNLTAQYTQVQNGLSALIETMAQIQQQDFAYLEKKYAGIENEAQYQKIKGTVGAAKQELPKLSAGLSQLNSGLAQLTAGMNQANAGFGEANAGQQGVAGGLDALIKGVDQQLEGLNQLADGQGQIIDNMPKFTDGLSGINSGQKQLLDGFEDLGGQLGQLTDGLNQSADGLNKVSDGLGSAQDYLSGLSKSSDTNGFYLPQEVLESEEFEQALDAYMSEDRKTMTLDVVMEASPYSNEAIEQVPEIKEAVERAVKDTKLENAVVAVGGITSTNADLSTVSAQDYSRTVVLMLVGISIILIFMFRSIIMPIYIIGSLVLAYFTSMAINEVIFVDILQYAGISWAVPFFGFVILVALGVDYSIFLMDRFSEYRDLSVGEAMLVAMKKMGTVIISAAVILGGTFAAMMPSGMLSLLQIASIILIGLFLYVLVILPLFIPVMVKSFGQANWWPFKRVSN from the coding sequence ATGAAGACAATTATTAAAAGCAAATGGCTTGTTATGATTGCCTGGATTGCTGTTGTAACTGGATTATTGTTTGCGGCCCCGAATATGGCGGATTTAGTCAGGGAAAAAGGACAGATTGATGTGCCAGAAGGGTATTCTTCATCATATGCCTCCCGGATTTTAGACGAAGTGCAGAAGGATGAAGGCGGCGAAGATGAAAGCCGCGTTGCGCTTGTTTTTTACAGTGAGAAAAAACTGACGAAAACAGAAATAGCCGAAGCTGAAAAAGCAATCCGGCTGCTTGAGAAGAATGAAGAAAAGCTTGGAATTACAGAAATTCTCACGCATTTTAACGAAGATAGTTTAAAAGAACAGCTTGTATCCAAGGATGGAAAAGCAATATTGGCCTCAGTCAATGTGGCCTGGAATGAACGTGAGCCCACTGAGGTCAGAGAAGCCTTATACGGTGCGATTCAAGAAGTAAAAGTTGATCACGATTATACGGGGAACTGGTTGATCAATGAAGATTTGATGAAAAGCTCGGAAGATGGCCTGAAAAAGACAGAAGGAATTACGGTTGTCTTTATTTTAGGCGTTCTGCTTTTGGTGTTCAGGTCGGTTGTTGCGCCCCTCATTCCGCTGCTTGCAGTTGGATTTAGTTATTTGGCTTCACAATCGATTGTTTCGTTTTTAGTCGATTCATTTAATTTTCCGATTTCAAATTATACTCAAATCTTTTTAGTTGCCGTCCTGTTTGGGATTGGAACGGATTATTGTATTTTGATATTAAGCAGATTTAAAGAGGAATTATCAGCGCATGAAACGGTGCCGGAAGCCATTGTGGCCACTTACCGCAACGCCGGGCGCACCGTGTTTTTCAGCGGTGTTGCCGTTATGATAGGCTTTGCAGCGATTGGTTTTTCACAGTTTAAACTCTATCAATCTGCTTCTGCAGTTGCGGTAGGTGTTGCTATTTTACTAGTAGCTTTGTTTACGATTGTGCCGTTTTTTATGGCGATTTTAGGCGGTAAGATTTTCTGGCCGTCAAAAAGCAAAGCAGAGCATGGAGAAAGTAAGCTATGGGGAGTATTAGGAAGATTCTCTCTTGCACGTCCGTTCCTTTCGCTTCTGATCGTAGCGGCCATTTGCGTTCCATTTTTAGCGGTCTATGACGGAGAACTATCCTTTGATTCGCTTGAAGAGGTCAGCGGAGATGTTGCGTCCATTAAAGCATTCAATGCGATCTCAGACAGCTTTGGCCCAGGGGAATCCATGCCGACTCAGATTGTCATGAAAAATGATGAAAAAATGGATTCTGCAGAATATGCGGCACTTGCAGAGAAAATCAGCCAGGAGCTCGAAAAAGTGGACCTGGTCGATAACGTCCGCTCAGTTACACGTCCTGCAGGTGAACCGATAGAAGACTTCTTTGTCGCTAAGCAGGCAGAGAGCCTCGGTAAAGGCATAGGTGATGGAAAAGAAGGAATAGATGAAATCAGCAAAGGGCTTAATGAAGCAGGCAGCGAACTTTCAAAGTCTGAGCCTGAGCTGAATGATACAACAGATGGCATAAACGACTTGATTTCGGGTACTTCTGAGCTTCAATCGGGGCTGACTGAAGTACAAACGAACTTAGCAGCGATCGAGGATGGGATTCGCCAAGGCTCAGCGGGATCCTCTGAAATCAAAAGCAGGCTTCAGCAGGTTAAAGCAGGAAGTGAGAAGCTGCTTGCAGGCTATGAGGAGCTCCTTAAAGGATATGAAGATATTCAAGGGAATTTGAAAAACTTAACTGCACAATATACGCAGGTTCAAAATGGTCTGTCAGCTTTAATTGAAACGATGGCTCAAATCCAGCAGCAGGATTTTGCCTATCTTGAAAAGAAATATGCAGGAATAGAAAATGAAGCCCAGTATCAAAAAATAAAAGGAACAGTGGGCGCCGCAAAGCAGGAGCTGCCTAAGCTTTCAGCAGGACTAAGTCAGCTGAACTCCGGTTTAGCTCAATTGACTGCAGGAATGAATCAGGCAAACGCAGGCTTCGGTGAAGCTAATGCAGGACAGCAAGGAGTAGCTGGGGGTCTTGATGCTCTTATTAAAGGTGTTGATCAGCAGCTCGAAGGACTTAATCAGCTTGCTGACGGACAGGGGCAAATCATAGATAACATGCCGAAGTTCACAGACGGACTCAGCGGAATTAACTCCGGCCAAAAACAGCTGCTTGACGGGTTTGAAGATCTTGGGGGCCAATTAGGTCAGCTCACAGATGGACTGAATCAAAGCGCAGACGGACTGAATAAAGTTTCAGACGGACTTGGATCAGCTCAGGATTACCTTTCAGGCTTATCAAAGTCATCAGATACAAATGGATTTTATTTGCCTCAGGAAGTGTTAGAGAGTGAGGAATTTGAGCAGGCTCTTGATGCCTACATGTCAGAGGACCGCAAAACAATGACTCTTGATGTTGTAATGGAGGCAAGTCCGTATTCAAATGAGGCGATTGAACAAGTGCCTGAGATCAAAGAAGCAGTAGAAAGAGCTGTGAAAGATACGAAACTTGAAAATGCAGTAGTAGCAGTTGGCGGGATTACAAGCACAAATGCAGACTTAAGCACAGTTTCTGCACAGGATTATTCCCGGACAGTAGTCCTGATGCTTGTCGGCATCTCGATTATTCTCATTTTTATGTTCCGGTCTATTATTATGCCAATCTACATTATTGGATCCTTGGTTTTAGCTTATTTTACCTCTATGGCTATTAACGAAGTAATCTTTGTAGATATTCTGCAGTATGCCGGCATCAGCTGGGCGGTGCCATTCTTTGGATTCGTCATTCTTGTCGCCCTTGGCGTCGACTACAGCATCTTCTTAATGGACCGCTTCAGCGAGTACCGCGATCTCTCAGTAGGTGAGGCGATGCTGGTGGCCATGAAAAAGATGGGAACCGTCATTATTTCAGCAGCGGTTATTCTTGGCGGAACCTTTGCTGCTATGATGCCTTCTGGTATGCTGTCCTTGCTGCAGATTGCATCTATCATTCTAATAGGGTTGTTCCTATACGTGCTAGTTATCCTGCCGCTGTTTATCCCTGTGATGGTGAAAAGCTTTGGGCAGGCGAATTGGTGGCCTTTTAAACGGGTTTCCAACTGA